The Mercurialis annua linkage group LG2, ddMerAnnu1.2, whole genome shotgun sequence genome contains a region encoding:
- the LOC126669914 gene encoding spore wall protein 2-like — protein MNSPNIFLVLGLTFAVFLIISSKISARPVAATVQTSHWSEKIDWLHGKEQDVEQGNAFEKGYENEHGKGNEKGYGGEHGIENGRKGDDDKHGKEHKSKHNNDSGKGYEGEHGKESKKGYGSKHGNSSDKGHKGEHEKENEKGYGSEHGKGSNKEQEGEHVKEYGKGYVSGHGKGSEKGHKGEQGKENGSEYGKGSSKGHGSEHGKEYEKGYESEHGKGSDKENKGEHEEENGKGHRSEHSKGSDKGQKGGHGKENEKGYESEHGKGFDKGHEGEHGKGYESKNGKGSEKGHEREHGKGCESEHGKGSNKGHEGEHGKGCKSEQGKGSNKGNEGEHEKEFGKGYRFEHSKGSDKGHKGGHEKEYGKGNESEHSKGSDKGNEGEDGKGCESEHGKGSDKGHEGEHGKGCKSEHGKGSDKGNEGEHGKGYESEHDKGSDKGHEGEHGKGYKTEHGKGSNKGHGGENGKGYGSEHDKGSDKGYKYETGKEYGKGYGSEHSKDSDKGHEGEHVKEYGKGYGFEHGKGSKKGYEGEHGKGYESENSKGYGEGLIEHENKNGKRYGSEHDKGYDKGHKGEHGKEQEKGYGSEYNKGYGKVYEHKNSNQYENPGHVTIANEN, from the exons ATGAATAGCCCTAACATTTTCCTAGTTCTCGGTCTTACTTTTGCTGTGTTTCTTATCATCTCCTCCAAGATTTCAGCTCGTCCCGTTGCTGCGACAGTTCAAACTAGCC ACTGGAGTGAAAAGATAGATTGGCTTCACGGAAAAGAGCAGGATGTAGAGCAAGGAAATGCATTCGAAAAAGGATACGAGAATGAGCACGGCAAGGGGAATGAGAAGGGGTATGGTGGTGAGCATGGGATTGAAAATGGTCGGAAGGGAGACGACGACAAACACGGAAAagaacacaaatccaaacacaaCAATGATTCCGGAAAAGGATATGAAGGGGAGCACGGAAAAGAAAGTAAAAAAGGGTACGGATCCAAACATGGTAACAGCTCTGACAAAGGGCATAAAGGTGAgcatgaaaaagaaaatgaaaaagggTACGGATCTGAACACGGTAAGGGCTCTAACAAAGAGCAAGAAGGTGAGCATGTAAAAGAATATGGAAAAGGGTATGTATCTGGACACGGTAAAGGCTCCGAAAAAGGGCACAAAGGCGAGCAAGGAAAAGAGAATGGATCTGAATACGGTAAGGGCTCTAGCAAAGGGCACGGAAGCGAGCACggaaaagaatatgaaaaagGGTATGAATCCGAACACGGTAAGGGCTCCGACAAAGAGAACAAAGGCGAGCATGAAGAAGAAAATGGAAAAGGGCACAGATCTGAACACAGTAAGGGCTCTGACAAAGGGCAAAAAGGAGGTCatggaaaagaaaatgaaaaagggTATGAATCTGAGCACGGTAAGGGCTTCGACAAAGGACACGAAGGCGAGCATGGAAAAGGGTACGAATCCAAAAACGGTAAGGGCTCCGAAAAAGGGCACGAACGTGAGCATGGAAAAGGGTGCGAATCGGAACATGGTAAGGGCTCTAACAAAGGGCACGAAGGAGAGCATGGAAAAGGGTGCAAATCGGAACAAGGTAAGGGCTCTAACAAAGGGAACGAAGGCGAGCATGAAAAAGAATTTGGAAAAGGGTACAGATTCGAACACAGTAAGGGCTCCGACAAAGGGCACAAAGGAGGGCATGAAAAAGAATATGGAAAAGGTAATGAATCTGAACACAGTAAGGGCTCCGACAAAGGGAACGAAGGCGAGGATGGAAAAGGCTGCGAATCAGAACATGGTAAGGGCTCTGACAAAGGGCACGAAGGCGAGCATGGAAAAGGGTGCAAATCGGAACATGGTAAAGGCTCTGACAAAGGGAACGAAGGCGAGCATGGAAAAGGGTATGAATCGGAACATGATAAGGGCTCTGACAAAGGGCACGAAGGTGAGCATGGTAAAGGCTACAAAACTGAACATGGTAAGGGCTCTAATAAAGGGCATGGAGGCGAGAATGGAAAAGGTTACGGATCTGAACATGATAAGGGCTCTGACAAAGGGTACAAATACGAGACTGGAAAAGAATATGGAAAAGGGTATGGATCTGAACACAGTAAGGACTCCGATAAAGGGCACGAAGGCGAGCATGTAAAAGAATATGGAAAAGGGTATGGATTCGAACATGGTAAGGGCTCTAAAAAAGGGTATGAAGGAGAGCATGGAAAAGGGTACGAGTCCGAAAATAGTAAAGGTTACGGAGAAGGTTTAATAGAGCACGAAAACAAAAATGGAAAAAGGTACGGATCTGAACACGATAAGGGTTATGACAAAGGGCACAAAGGTGAGCACGGAAAAGAACAAGAAAAAGGGTATGGATCCGAATACAATAAGGGTTACGGGAAGGTATACGAGCACAAAAACTCTAATCAATATGAGAATCCAGGACATGTAACTATTGCTAATGAAAACTGA